Proteins from a genomic interval of Gadus macrocephalus chromosome 2, ASM3116895v1:
- the axin2 gene encoding LOW QUALITY PROTEIN: axin-2 (The sequence of the model RefSeq protein was modified relative to this genomic sequence to represent the inferred CDS: inserted 1 base in 1 codon), which produces MYRRPEVVHPYHVGVRAPVASTNDSEVSSDAMTDDAMSVTDSLDGVPSYKSGSKKHLHREVERNLRMNXQVSLPAFPCDRPPPKEMVPVKPLEFATQLIARLERLKKEQDTRRSLEERLQQIQEEEEREDAAETPGSAAHPLALLSGSSDDDPQAILDEHLSRVLKTPGCQSPAVLRRSPRARSPERRGGPLVPRGASVLRALLSPPGASGASPASGPGQAPVSRQSTKHIHHHYIHHHHGGPRSQEQMEREAALRVQGLCEGVQPYQRSRSLGREACGAAAAAVELHHPGRSSSLSRRQCRSGGDEGVAEGSPEEAAPLVHLPTDTSDRSQNVWQWMLESERQGKHRSHSAQITKKSFGGGPAHTWGGGGSSALLRNHQPAHPFIQDPAMPPLPPPNTLAQLEEACRRLEEVSTKPSKQRHSTSSPQREKSHLVPVQNGVGVALSSANPSAANLFIAAPALLSEEMKEVRKSSASQSVTSSPSVAGGSGGSEAVVTYFFCGEEIPYRRSMKSHCLTLGHFKEQLRKKGNYRYYFKKASDEFECGAVFEEVSEDGTLLPTYEGKVLGKVERME; this is translated from the exons ATGTACCGGAGGCCTGAGGTCGTCCACCCCTACCACGTGGGGGTGCGGGCGCCCGTCGCCAGCACCAACGACAGCGAGGTGTCCAGCGACGCCATGACTGACGACGCCATGTCCGTCACGGACAGCCT agATGGCGTCCCTTCCTACAAGTCAGGCTCCAAGAAGCACCTTCACAGAGAGGTGGAGCGCAACCTGAGGATGA AGCAAGTCTCCCTGCCTGCCTTCCct TGCGACCGCCCCCCTCCCAAGGAGATGGTTCCCGTGAAGCCCCTGGAGTTCGCCACGCAGCTCATCGCCCGCCTGGAGCGCCTCAAGAAGGAGCAGGACACCCGCCGCTCCCTGGAGGAGCGTCTGCAGCAGatccaggaggaagaggagcgggaAGACGCCGCCGAGACCCCCGGCTCCGCCGCCCACCCCCTGGCCCTCCTCTCGGGCTCGTCCGACGACGACCCCCAGGCCATCCTGGACGAGCACCTGTCCCGCGTGCTCAAGACCCCCGGGTGCCAGTCCCCCGCCGTCCTGCGCCGCTCCCCCCGCGCCCGCTCCCCGGAGCGCAGGGGGGGCCCCTTGGTCCCCCGCGGGGCCTCGGTGCTCCGGGCCCTGCTGTCCCCGCCGGGGGCCTCCGGCGCCTCCCCTGCCTCGGGCCCCGGTCAGGCCCCGGTCAGCAGGCAGAGCACCAagcacatccaccaccactacatccaccaccaccacggcggGCCCCGGAGCCAGGAGCAGATGGAGCGCGAGGCGGCCCTCAGGGTCCAGGGCCTCTGCGAGGGCGTCCAGCCGTACCAGCGCAGCCGCAGCCTGGGCCGGGAGGCGTGCGGGGCTGCCGCCGCGGCCGTGGAACTCCACCACCCTGG ACGCTCCAGCTCACTGTCCAGGCGCCAGTGCCGTTCAGGGGGCGACGAAGGGGTGGCCGAGGGGTCCCCAGAAGAGGCCGCCCCATTGGTCCACCTGCCCACGGACACCTCGGATCGCTCGCAGAATGTCTGGCAGTGGATGCTGGAGAGCGAGAGGCAGGGCAAGCACAGGTCTCACAG TGCCCAGATCACCAAGAAGTCCTTTGGCGGTGGCCCGGCACACACGTGGGGCGGTGGCGGAAGCTCGGCCCTTCTGCGTAACCACCAGCCAGCCCACCCCTTCATCCAGGACCCCGCGAtgccaccactgccaccacccaacacccttgcccagctggaggaggccTGCCGTCGGCTAGAGGAGGTGTCAACCAAGCCCTCTAAACAGAG GCACTCTACATCCAGTCCCCAGCGGGAGAAAAGCCACCTCGTGCCTGTCCAGAACGGAGTGGGCGTCGCCCTGTCTTCAGCCAATCCGAGCGCAGCCAATTTGTTCATCGCTGCCCCTGCCCTTCTGTCAGAAGA gATGAAGGAGGTAAGGAAGAGCTCTGCGAGCCAAAGCGTAACGTCGTCTCCGAGCGTTGCTGGTGGCTCTGGCGGCAGTGAGGCTGTGGTGACCTACTTCTTCTGTGGTGAGGAGATCCCGTACCGGCGGAGCATGAAGAGCCACTGCCTCACCCTGGGACACTTCAAGGAGCAGCTCCGCAAGAAGGGCAACTATAG gtactACTTCAAGAAGGCTAGCGATGAGTTTGAATGTGGCGCCGTGTTCGAGGAGGTCTCTGAGGACGGCACTCTGCTGCCCACCTATGAGGGCAAGGTCCTGGGCAAAGTGGAGAGGATGGAGTGA